A stretch of DNA from Anopheles ziemanni chromosome 3, idAnoZiCoDA_A2_x.2, whole genome shotgun sequence:
GTGACACAGTGTGCCGCCGTCAGGACCCACTGCGTCCCTATGAGGGCCGCCCCGCAGAGGTACTGGTTGAGCGAGTTGATCAGTGCCACCTGCCAGCACCATTCACCGTTTTCGCCATCCTCACCGCCTACTACGCGTCCCTTTCGGTGATTGCTCCAGTACTTGGCCACTACGGTGGCATTTTCCTTGACGCTCGGGTGTCGCAGCAGGTCCTCGGGGACGGTGTCGTTGTGATCGTGGTAGATGATCGGTATCGGCACGATGCTACTTCCAAGCACAAGGCGCTCGGAGCTCTTCGACCGGTAGATACTGTCGACGTCGATGTGGCGCGCCTGGCGTGACAGTGTGGTCTGTTCCTGTGCTTCATGGTCTCGCTCCAGCAGCAGAACCTCACGCGTGAGATAGGACTTCGCCGCACGGCTGGTTCCCTTCACGCCGCAGACGTACTTCGAGTACACCTGAGGACGTGGCGTGGTCGTGGGAGGCTCATACACCGGAGACTGTGCGTAGGGTGCGGGTTGCGTCGGGGCCACCTCGTAGATATTGTTGCTGATCGGCCCGGGGTAGGGGTTCGGTGCCGGTGGACCATAGCCCTGCTGGTGCGGCGGAAGTGGTGCCTGCTGCTGCGGAGGCTGTGGTGGCATAGAACCCTGCCCTACCATCGGGTACGGCTGCTGGCCCATAAGACCCGGCACTGCCGGCTGCTGCGGCATCATCTGCGGCGGTGGAGGAAGGGCCTGCGGTGGATAGGTGTCGTTGTACTTCGTTTTGCTGGCCGCAGCGGCTTGCACTTCCTGGATCTTGCTCTTCGGGGCGCAGCACTGCGTGCCCGATTTCTTGCACTTGAACAGATCGGTCATTTCGGCGTTACGGAAGCAGGTGAAGCTGAGGAGACTGACGATACACGAACCGGGACACTCTTCGCGAGGGTCCGGAATGGCGGTCGTCGTTGGGGCCGGTGTTGTCGTGGTCGTCGGTGGTGGAGGTCGCTTCTGCTGCGGTGGTCGTGGTGGTGGAGCGCGTGTGTTGTCGCAGCACACCGAACCTCGCTTACAGTTGGCCGTGTTCGGGATGAGCACCGAGGGACGCTCACAGAAGGCAGCCATGATGTTGAGCAGACAGAAACCGGGGCATCGTGGCAATGGGGGCTACAAGTAAGTGGAAGAAATCAATGAGTATGGGTTCATTTCAACAACAGCTACTACAACAACATACCGGTGTCGCTGGCCGTCTCGTGGTTGTCACCACCTGTTGCTTGTTGTCCTCCGCCACACCGGTGATGCAGCAGGATCCTTCGTTCGGACAGAACGCTTCACTGTCCAGATCATCGCAGAACAGCGCAAACAGTCCGTTAACGCACTCTCCCTCGCACTCCTTGAACACCGGTCCCTGGCCATTGTTGGCGAGTGTGACCGAGGTTGTCTTCAGCTTGGACGGCGCGACCGGTTTCGTCGGTTTCGGTGTCGGCTTTGGCGTGGGATTCGTTTTCGACTTGATGGGCTCTTCGGTGGTGTGTGGCCGCTCGGTCGTTTTTGCGTACGGCTTCGGTgtggttgttttgttcgttttcgaGTCAAAGTGCGCCGTAGGAATGTACAGCTCATCGGGCGCGTTGTCCGGATAGATGTCTCGCGACACGCAACACTTGGATCCACTCTTGCAGAGGCCGGCCGTTGTCAGGTATGCCTCGCAGTACTCGGCAATGCGATCCGCAACACAAACACCCGGACAGGAGGCTAAGGTAAAGAAACATTTCATTAGTTCATCACTTTGGACCAATTACTGCGAGTTCCTTACAGTTATTCTTGTTATCCTTCTCCTTGATCTTGGACTCCGTCGTCGGCTTTGgcgtcgttgtcgttggcCTTGGCGTGGTCGTCGTTGGCCTCGGCCTGGGCGTTGTCGAAATGTTTGCGGCGGCAGTGCTACTCTCGACGCAACATTTCATGCTCGGTGATGGGCAGGGAATGTCGTCCAGCACCTCGTAACATATCAGTGTGGCCAACGTGTGCACGCACACTCCCGGGCATCCTTTGGCGTCCTCTGTGCTTGTGATGGAGTCCAAAAGTCCTGCAAAAAGTTGATGCAATGACATGAAAATAAGTGATGTCTATACGGTACGTCATACTTAACGTTAACTCTTCACTTGTTGTGCTTCTCTCACCTGATAGAAAACTACCGGCCAATGAGTCATCCTGGCAGCTACCACTGGCCACAAGTAACAGTAACACGATCGTGGCTTTCAGTATCATACTGCTGATTGTAAGTCACCTAGTGGACTTTCTCTGATTCATAAACACGCCGCGATCGTCGCGGTTTCCGGTTTAACGTACAACAGCACCGTTTTTCGAATCGTTTACGTACTTTTCACTCAAAATATCGGAAACTTTAAGTCAGATAAATTGGGTAATTTTTCGCGGCACTGAAAATGTTCAtgaattttcacttttattcTTCACTGTTTACACTCATCCACATGGAAGTTCTTTTTTAACTGTTGGCATGCAAAAAACACCAGATTGTTTTCACTGCTGCCTTTCAAATCACTTGTTTATCGAACTATAAGTCTCGTTTTTCACCGACATCAGTTTCGTACTCACTTCCAGTTCCTGAGGTTAAGAAAAGGGTTACCAAAAATTACACAAAACACCAACGAGTTAGCACAAACCAACCATCCCACTGAAACCTCTCAAAATTGTCGATGGAACTAGGCTACTACGGAAAGTTGGTCATGTGTgtagttttttcttcaaatggaATAGCATTTAATACTGGCGTATGGAAGAAGCTGGCGATTTTAATAGGCGCAGCGCATGTACGCCAAACCATCGCTTTcagtggagtgaaaatgtgttCCAATTTACACTCGGACGCAAAAGGAGCGAAACTAACTGTGTTTTGTTGCCCGGGCCCGAATCAGATACACCGCGGGACCACCGAGCGTTGTTTGCTGCTCTGGCTGGGTTTCCAGTGCCTGCGGCCGGCCGGCGTACTCGCGAAACGGTTGCAGATGGACGCAAGATTAGATGCGTATCAGTTCGGTCGATCCACCGGACAGGTGCTTTATTGCTCCGGaccgtcgtttttttttttcccccggtggCAAACGGTAGGACTTACGTGCGATGTTCGCAGTACTAACGTTGTGTCACactttctaaaataaaaagtgtaAACGTTTCAACCACCAATGGGGTGTACCGTTACAAGCAAGAATCCGACTCGCGACACCACGGATTGGGTGTGTCCCGAAGTAAACAACCTACTTTGGTCGAAAATGGCAAGAAAGGTGGAATTCGGTGCCGGTGAGCTTCAGCTAAAATATCGTCACCATGTACCGTACTGTTGTGAGCCACCCTGTTAATTATGAGAAAGTTTCACAATAACCGTTCGAATACATTCCTGTGCCAGTGTCACGTGTTTAAAACACTCGCAACGAAATCGCAGATAGCTTTGATTTGCTTGCTTACCATGACACGTgggttgaaatatttcacgccGGACGAAAGAATGCCGCGACAGTGAAAGCGCCGAACCTCCTAACCGAAAGGTTTTACCCCCGCAGGGcatcaccaccaacaacgGCAACAACAATTCTAGCGACACGAGCACACCTTCACGCGGCCTACGCGACCACCGATGCGTagggtttgtttgcttttctttgacACAGATTTAAGAAACTATTCTTTCCACCACCCTTCTCCGGTGACCCTACCGGTGCGCGATTGAAACAGGTTTCGGGAAGCGGGAAACCGGTCCGGGGCAGATGAATCAGCGGGCGTTCGCCACCTGCAGCTGGACGGGGCAGGTTAATGCGTTCGTGTTCGGGTGCCTCGGTTCAGGCCAACGGCCATCGCCTTGTGGCCGTGGACTCGCCTGACTCCCAAGCCGTCGATGACTTTGTGAAGGTTATGGAGCGGGGAACACGATTCAGGCCGCCCGGCAAGATGGGGAGCTCCGTTGTGCCTGGACCGCGGCTCAAAACAGTGTGATACAACACCGCTGACCCATTTCCGGGCAACATTCCCCGTGCAGAGGCCCTAAGCATATGGGTGAGGTcgagggagaaaaacaaaaagagaaaatatgTCACCACGATGAGCCCGACGGGGACTTGCGCTGGTCACTATTGGGAATGCTGAGGGAATATATGTACACCCTCACACACTCATGCACATGGCTCGATCGTACAGGAAGGCCAGGTACCACCAACACGCAACAGTGGCGATTTGTGACAGACTGATGACtttcatttagc
This window harbors:
- the LOC131287143 gene encoding protein masquerade, producing the protein MILKATIVLLLLVASGSCQDDSLAGSFLSGLLDSITSTEDAKGCPGVCVHTLATLICYEVLDDIPCPSPSMKCCVESSTAAANISTTPRPRPTTTTPRPTTTTPKPTTESKIKEKDNKNNSSCPGVCVADRIAEYCEAYLTTAGLCKSGSKCCVSRDIYPDNAPDELYIPTAHFDSKTNKTTTPKPYAKTTERPHTTEEPIKSKTNPTPKPTPKPTKPVAPSKLKTTSVTLANNGQGPVFKECEGECVNGLFALFCDDLDSEAFCPNEGSCCITGVAEDNKQQVVTTTRRPATPPPLPRCPGFCLLNIMAAFCERPSVLIPNTANCKRGSVCCDNTRAPPPRPPQQKRPPPPTTTTTPAPTTTAIPDPREECPGSCIVSLLSFTCFRNAEMTDLFKCKKSGTQCCAPKSKIQEVQAAAASKTKYNDTYPPQALPPPPQMMPQQPAVPGLMGQQPYPMVGQGSMPPQPPQQQAPLPPHQQGYGPPAPNPYPGPISNNIYEVAPTQPAPYAQSPVYEPPTTTPRPQVYSKYVCGVKGTSRAAKSYLTREVLLLERDHEAQEQTTLSRQARHIDVDSIYRSKSSERLVLGSSIVPIPIIYHDHNDTVPEDLLRHPSVKENATVVAKYWSNHRKGRVVGGEDGENGEWCWQVALINSLNQYLCGAALIGTQWVLTAAHCVTNIVRSGDAIYVRVGDYDLTRKYGSPGAQTLRVATTYIHHNHNSQTLDNDIALLKLHGQAELRDGVCLVCLPARGVSHAAGKRCTVTGYGYMGEAGPIPLRVREAEIPIVSDAECIRKVNAVTEKIFILPASSFCAGGEEGNDACQGDGGGPLVCQDDGFYELAGLVSWGFGCGRVDVPGVYVKVSSFIGWINQIISVNNQ